The following are from one region of the Stigmatella ashevillena genome:
- a CDS encoding ABC transporter ATP-binding protein, translating to MLKVEALEKTYGAVKAVQGLNFRVAPGEVLGLVGPNGAGKTSTLRCLAGILPVSSGRVVVAGHDMAQSPVEAKQTLAFLPDEPRLFEYLTVWEHLNFVARLYGVEDWEPPARALLAEMELEGKERALPGELSRGMKQKLSIACGFLHKPRLILLDEPLTGLDPLGIRRMKISLRERAERGAALVLSSHLLPLVEELCHRILVIAGGRAVALGSLAEIRAQLTGMEGGSASLEELFIRITSASKP from the coding sequence ATGCTGAAGGTGGAGGCCCTGGAGAAGACGTATGGCGCCGTGAAGGCCGTCCAGGGGTTGAATTTCCGGGTGGCGCCGGGAGAGGTGCTGGGGCTGGTCGGGCCCAACGGGGCGGGCAAGACGTCCACGCTGCGCTGCCTGGCGGGCATTCTCCCGGTCTCCTCCGGCCGCGTGGTGGTGGCAGGACATGACATGGCGCAGTCGCCCGTGGAGGCCAAGCAGACCCTGGCGTTCCTGCCGGACGAGCCGCGCCTCTTCGAGTACCTCACCGTCTGGGAGCACCTGAACTTCGTGGCGCGGCTGTACGGTGTGGAGGACTGGGAGCCGCCGGCGCGGGCGCTGCTGGCGGAGATGGAGCTCGAGGGCAAGGAGCGGGCGCTGCCCGGAGAGCTCTCCCGGGGCATGAAGCAGAAGCTGTCCATTGCCTGCGGCTTTCTGCACAAGCCCCGGCTCATTCTCCTGGACGAGCCGCTCACGGGGTTGGATCCGCTCGGCATCCGGCGCATGAAAATCTCCCTGCGCGAGCGGGCGGAGCGGGGGGCGGCGCTGGTGCTCTCCTCGCACCTGCTGCCGCTGGTGGAGGAGCTGTGCCACCGCATCCTCGTCATCGCGGGGGGGCGCGCGGTGGCGCTGGGGAGCCTGGCGGAGATCCGCGCGCAGCTCACGGGGATGGAAGGCGGAAGCGCCTCGCTGGAGGAGCTCTTCATCCGCATCACGAGCGCGTCCAAACCGTGA
- a CDS encoding response regulator: MTQIKALVIDDSLAMRRSLMHALQRLGGVVCTEAEDGADGLKKFTQGDFDLVLTDINMPLMDGLKLISHIRQTAENREVPIVVITTEGAVADRERAMALGASAYLVKPVQSKVVLDTVKELLNLH; the protein is encoded by the coding sequence ATGACGCAGATCAAGGCGCTGGTGATCGATGACTCCCTGGCCATGCGGCGCAGCCTGATGCACGCGCTGCAACGCCTGGGAGGAGTTGTCTGCACCGAGGCCGAGGACGGGGCCGACGGGCTCAAGAAGTTCACCCAGGGCGATTTCGACCTGGTCCTCACCGACATCAACATGCCGCTGATGGATGGGCTCAAGCTGATCAGCCACATCCGGCAGACGGCGGAGAACCGGGAGGTGCCCATCGTGGTCATCACCACGGAAGGGGCGGTGGCGGACCGGGAGCGCGCCATGGCCCTGGGGGCGAGCGCGTACCTCGTCAAGCCCGTGCAGTCGAAGGTGGTGCTCGACACGGTGAAAGAGCTGCTCAACCTGCACTGA
- the cheB gene encoding chemotaxis-specific protein-glutamate methyltransferase CheB translates to MTARAPIRVLVIDDSAQNRRTLTQLLGSALDVDVVGEAEHGEEGLRKVLDLHPDVVTVDLEMPRLGGYTFLRLLRGTAPTPVIVISSYSHQTDVFKALELGAFDFIAKPQKATAEALESLRVELLEKVRASRFARSRSSQREAMQRALGTAELPPFVVAVAASTGGPPAVQRLLEALAVEPTPCVLVCQHMPAQFTRAFAERLDRIGPFTVTEASEGDRLLPGHVYIAPGGRHMVLEERAGRLELSVPPQSPGDRYAPSADRLFSSIARLLGDKALAVVLTGMGSDGTEGARQIHRAGGEIWAESEETAVVFGMPQEAIATGVVRRVLPLGKIGPALVVRARRRRSSPE, encoded by the coding sequence ATGACCGCGCGCGCCCCCATCCGGGTGCTCGTCATCGACGATTCGGCACAGAACCGGCGGACGCTGACCCAGTTGTTGGGCTCCGCGCTGGATGTGGACGTCGTGGGCGAGGCGGAGCACGGCGAGGAGGGGCTTCGCAAGGTGCTGGATCTGCACCCGGACGTGGTGACGGTGGATCTGGAGATGCCCCGGCTGGGGGGATACACCTTCTTGCGGCTGCTGCGCGGCACGGCGCCCACGCCCGTCATCGTCATCTCCAGCTATTCCCACCAGACGGACGTCTTCAAGGCGCTGGAGCTGGGGGCCTTCGACTTCATCGCCAAGCCCCAGAAGGCCACCGCCGAGGCCCTCGAGAGCCTGCGCGTGGAGCTGCTGGAGAAGGTCCGGGCCTCGCGGTTCGCCCGTTCGCGAAGCTCCCAGCGCGAGGCGATGCAGCGGGCCCTGGGGACAGCGGAGCTTCCCCCCTTCGTCGTGGCGGTGGCTGCCTCCACGGGGGGCCCTCCCGCGGTGCAGCGCTTGCTGGAGGCGCTCGCGGTGGAGCCCACGCCGTGCGTGCTCGTCTGCCAGCACATGCCCGCCCAGTTCACCCGGGCCTTCGCCGAGCGGCTGGATCGCATCGGGCCGTTCACGGTCACGGAGGCCAGCGAGGGAGATCGCCTCCTGCCCGGCCATGTCTACATCGCCCCGGGAGGACGGCACATGGTGCTCGAGGAGCGCGCGGGGAGACTGGAGCTGAGTGTTCCACCGCAGAGTCCAGGAGACCGGTATGCGCCCTCGGCGGACCGGCTCTTCTCCAGCATCGCGCGGCTGCTGGGGGACAAGGCCCTGGCGGTGGTGCTGACGGGGATGGGCTCGGATGGGACCGAGGGCGCACGGCAGATCCACCGGGCCGGTGGAGAGATCTGGGCGGAGTCCGAGGAGACGGCGGTGGTCTTCGGGATGCCTCAGGAGGCCATCGCCACCGGGGTGGTGAGGCGGGTGCTTCCCTTGGGAAAGATCGGCCCGGCGCTGGTGGTGCGTGCCCGGCGCCGCCGCTCGTCGCCGGAGTGA